From one Colletotrichum destructivum chromosome 3, complete sequence genomic stretch:
- a CDS encoding Putative succinate dehydrogenase/fumarate reductase type B, transmembrane subunit, producing the protein MIAQRVGVSALRRAAGKPSVFFNSQVPKIVAASSMSTTQIRPVATSKLTPDDGLELLAKQRLNRPISPHLTIYKIEQTWFGASIWTRITGAGLSGAFYVYFGTYLVAPLLGWHVETQSLVAAFGALPLAAKGGLKFLVAWPFTFHFFNGIRHLSYDLVKGFSKPDIVKWGWVIWSTSLVSAAGLAFAW; encoded by the exons ATGATTGCGCAACGGGTGGGCGTGTCGGCCCTGCGCCGAG CGGCAGGAAAGccctccgtcttcttcaactcCCAGGTCCCCAAGATTGTCGCCGCTTCGAGCATGTCGACGACCCAGATCCG CCCCGTTGCGACCTCGAAGCTCACCCCCGATGACGGCCTTGAACTCCTCGCCAAGCAGCGCCTCAACCGCCCCATCTCCCCGCACCTGACCATCTACAAGATCGAGCAGACGTGGTTCGGCGCCTCCATCTGGACCCgcatcaccggcgccggcctgtcTGGCGCCTTTTACGTTTACTTCGGCACCTACCTCGTCGCGCCCCTGCTCGGATGGCACGTGGAGACCCAGTCGCTCGTCGCGGCTTTCGGCGCCCtgcccctcgccgccaagggcggTCTCAagttcctcgtcgcctggCCCTTCACCTTCCACTTCTTCAACGGCATCCGCCACCTGTCGTATGACCTCGTCAAGGGCTTCAGCAAGCCCGACATCGTCAAGTGGGGCTGGGTCATCTGGTCCACCTCGCtggtctcggccgccggcctggctTTTGCGTGGTAA